One segment of Desulfovibrio sp. X2 DNA contains the following:
- a CDS encoding response regulator: MQGVRILLVDDEPEFVEVVGKRLARRGADVRRATSGGDALAEAAREAPDVAVVDLRMPGMDGLAVLRGLRAAHPGLPVILLTGDASDGMAAEGKKLGAAACLVKPVTLEELADAVRAARGGAKAGQPTE; this comes from the coding sequence ATGCAGGGAGTGCGCATCCTACTCGTGGACGACGAGCCGGAGTTCGTGGAGGTGGTGGGCAAGCGCCTTGCCCGGCGCGGGGCGGACGTGCGACGTGCCACCAGCGGCGGGGATGCCCTGGCCGAGGCGGCGCGCGAGGCGCCCGACGTGGCCGTCGTGGACCTGCGCATGCCGGGCATGGACGGGCTCGCGGTGCTGCGCGGGCTGCGCGCGGCGCACCCGGGGCTGCCGGTGATCCTGCTCACGGGCGACGCCTCGGACGGCATGGCGGCGGAGGGCAAGAAGCTCGGCGCGGCCGCCTGCCTGGTCAAGCCCGTCACCCTGGAGGAGCTGGCAGACGCCGTTCGCGCGGCCCGCGGAGGGGCGAAGGCCGGTCAGCCCACGGAGTGA
- a CDS encoding response regulator: MSQPKENWKILLVDDEEDFIGTLAERLTLRGLSPRVALDGEEALRLVEEEPPDVVVLDVLMPGMKGLDVLRAVKVRHPEIQVILLTGHGSTKDGMEGMRQGAFDYMMKPLSIDALLGKIAEAMEKAGKGG; encoded by the coding sequence ATGAGCCAGCCAAAGGAAAACTGGAAGATACTCCTCGTGGACGACGAGGAGGATTTCATCGGCACCCTGGCCGAGCGCCTGACCCTGCGGGGGCTCTCCCCGCGCGTGGCCCTGGACGGGGAGGAGGCGCTCCGCCTGGTCGAGGAGGAGCCGCCCGACGTCGTGGTCCTGGACGTGCTCATGCCGGGCATGAAGGGGCTCGACGTGCTGCGCGCCGTGAAGGTCCGCCATCCGGAAATCCAGGTCATCCTGCTCACCGGCCACGGCTCGACCAAGGACGGCATGGAGGGCATGCGCCAGGGGGCCTTCGACTACATGATGAAACCGCTCTCCATTGACGCGCTGCTCGGCAAGATCGCCGAGGCCATGGAGAAGGCGGGCAAGGGCGGGTAG
- a CDS encoding Xaa-Pro peptidase family protein — translation MFEALERIPLEEITARWARCRDLLEVSMPEAGGLFAFTKTNIYWLSGTLTQGVFWLPRQGDPVLFLRRGSERARLESPMANIVEFRSYRDIPRLAAEAGCPLSTVIAAEKGGLPWNLADSLQKNLSETAFLSGDGILARARGVKSAWELDKMRLCGARHHKALHELLPQRIRPGMNEREISLATWQVFFELGHMGHMRMNAFGEEIFLGHVSAGDSGNYPSAFDGPLGLRGEHPALPFMGYRGTIWKERQPLAVDCGFALEGYITDKTQVFWAGPESSITDEARRGHDFCVAVQEWLAENLRPGATPSELYLHCTDWAAREGLSEGFMALAPNTVKFVGHGIGLAVDGWPVIADGFDEPLEENQVVALEPKFGVPGLGMVGVENTFVVTPRGGECITGSDYSIICLE, via the coding sequence ATGTTCGAAGCATTGGAAAGAATCCCGCTCGAGGAAATCACCGCCCGCTGGGCGCGCTGCCGCGATCTTCTCGAGGTCTCCATGCCCGAGGCCGGTGGGCTTTTCGCCTTCACCAAGACCAACATCTACTGGCTCTCCGGCACGCTCACCCAGGGCGTCTTCTGGCTGCCGCGCCAGGGCGACCCGGTGCTCTTCCTGCGCCGCGGAAGCGAGCGGGCGCGGCTCGAATCGCCCATGGCGAACATCGTGGAGTTCCGTTCCTACCGCGACATTCCCCGCCTGGCCGCCGAGGCGGGCTGCCCCCTGAGCACCGTGATCGCGGCGGAGAAGGGGGGACTGCCCTGGAACCTGGCCGACTCGCTGCAGAAGAACCTCTCCGAGACGGCCTTCCTCTCCGGTGACGGCATCCTGGCCCGGGCGCGCGGCGTGAAGAGCGCCTGGGAGCTGGACAAGATGCGGCTGTGCGGCGCGCGCCACCACAAGGCCCTGCACGAGCTGCTGCCGCAGCGCATCCGCCCCGGCATGAACGAGCGCGAGATCAGCCTCGCCACCTGGCAGGTCTTCTTCGAGCTCGGCCACATGGGGCACATGCGCATGAACGCCTTCGGCGAGGAGATCTTCCTGGGCCACGTCTCGGCGGGCGACTCGGGCAACTATCCGAGCGCCTTCGACGGCCCGCTGGGACTGCGCGGCGAGCATCCGGCCCTGCCCTTCATGGGGTACCGCGGGACGATCTGGAAGGAGAGGCAGCCCCTGGCCGTGGACTGCGGCTTCGCGCTCGAGGGCTACATCACGGACAAGACCCAGGTCTTCTGGGCAGGGCCCGAATCCTCCATCACGGACGAGGCCCGGCGCGGCCACGACTTCTGCGTGGCCGTGCAGGAGTGGCTGGCCGAGAACCTGCGCCCCGGCGCCACGCCGAGCGAGCTGTACCTGCACTGCACGGACTGGGCGGCCAGGGAGGGGCTCAGCGAGGGCTTCATGGCCCTGGCGCCGAACACCGTCAAGTTCGTGGGCCACGGCATCGGCCTGGCCGTGGACGGCTGGCCGGTCATCGCGGACGGCTTCGACGAGCCGCTGGAGGAGAACCAGGTGGTGGCGCTCGAGCCCAAGTTCGGCGTGCCCGGCCTGGGCATGGTCGGCGTGGAGAACACCTTCGTGGTCACGCCGCGCGGCGGCGAGTGCATCACCGGCTCGGACTACTCCATCATCTGCCTGGAGTAG
- a CDS encoding cytochrome c biogenesis protein CcdA codes for MPRTPHASVFRTLLITILLLLGIRAAPAGAQTLLQPPAGAADKNPVRVETAYYALPAAGTPGRGHFPAGASGLLVVTLTPEKDWYFYANDPGPLGQPTRIAAATAAGPLPFATLYPEGRGKPDPFGSGQTVRVHEKATRFFIPLPAGMTEPVRLTISMLMCSHTRCLPLSFTQSVAPSPARPEPATAQPWWKDALSAKPGTAPASGTTSLEGTTGPVPVGATPGAGGAKLGPTPYSPRFIEPVMEVTGLFKAALLAFLAGLVLNLMPCVLPVASLKLKGLLSGCTRESHPNPVRCFRTFNLYFALGVITYFLFLAGLLASLDLAWGQIFQNPRTVLALVVIVFALSLSLFGVFTLPIVDLKAPAGGGPQSRASSFFAGCLATLLATPCSGPFLGGVLAWTLMQPTQVVAVVFACIGLGMASPYLLMCARPHMLFIFNLPGRWTLFVEKLAGFFLAGTAVYLLGTLPAWSLERAVILLLITAFAAWMWGSWTSLSHPLRHRISVRLAAVALVAAAWVWAAHPPVPDAGWQRYEPAAFEQMLGKEPMLVDFTADWCPNCKFLELTVLTEENMARWKRLYGLRFVKVDLTRSDPAAEALLEAMDSRSIPVVALFPASGQARSPLVLRDLFTSATLEKALEKEFARRPETTEAPAKMHSGVQPGTQPAAQ; via the coding sequence ATGCCCCGCACTCCGCACGCATCCGTCTTCCGCACCCTTCTCATCACCATCCTCCTGCTCCTGGGAATCCGGGCCGCACCGGCAGGCGCGCAGACCCTGCTGCAGCCTCCGGCAGGCGCGGCCGACAAGAACCCCGTGCGCGTGGAGACGGCCTACTACGCCCTCCCGGCGGCCGGGACTCCCGGCCGGGGCCATTTCCCGGCGGGGGCATCCGGGCTGCTCGTGGTCACCCTGACCCCGGAGAAGGACTGGTACTTCTACGCCAACGATCCCGGCCCCCTCGGACAGCCCACGCGCATCGCCGCGGCCACCGCAGCGGGTCCGCTGCCTTTCGCCACGCTCTACCCCGAGGGCCGCGGCAAGCCCGATCCCTTCGGCTCGGGCCAGACCGTGCGCGTCCACGAGAAGGCCACGCGCTTCTTCATCCCCCTGCCCGCGGGCATGACGGAACCCGTGCGCCTCACGATCTCCATGCTCATGTGCTCGCACACGCGCTGCCTGCCACTCTCGTTCACGCAGAGCGTGGCGCCCTCCCCTGCCCGGCCCGAGCCCGCAACGGCCCAGCCCTGGTGGAAGGATGCTCTTTCCGCGAAGCCGGGAACCGCACCCGCCTCCGGCACGACATCACTGGAAGGCACGACTGGCCCGGTCCCCGTCGGGGCGACCCCGGGGGCAGGAGGAGCCAAGCTCGGCCCCACGCCCTACTCCCCGCGATTCATCGAGCCGGTCATGGAGGTCACGGGGCTCTTCAAGGCCGCGCTGCTGGCCTTCCTGGCGGGCCTCGTGCTGAACCTCATGCCCTGCGTCCTGCCCGTGGCCAGCCTGAAGCTCAAGGGGCTGCTCTCCGGCTGCACGCGCGAGAGCCACCCGAACCCGGTGCGCTGCTTCCGCACCTTCAACCTCTACTTCGCCCTGGGCGTGATCACCTACTTCCTCTTCCTGGCCGGACTGCTGGCCTCGCTCGACCTGGCCTGGGGGCAGATCTTCCAGAACCCGCGCACGGTCCTGGCCCTGGTGGTCATCGTCTTCGCTCTCTCCCTCTCGCTCTTCGGCGTCTTCACCCTGCCGATAGTGGACCTCAAGGCCCCGGCGGGCGGCGGGCCGCAGTCGCGCGCCTCGTCCTTCTTCGCGGGCTGCCTGGCCACGCTCCTGGCCACGCCCTGCTCCGGCCCCTTCCTCGGCGGCGTGCTGGCCTGGACGCTCATGCAGCCGACGCAGGTCGTGGCCGTCGTCTTCGCCTGCATCGGCCTGGGCATGGCCTCGCCCTATCTCCTCATGTGCGCCAGGCCGCACATGCTCTTCATCTTCAACCTGCCCGGCCGCTGGACCCTGTTCGTGGAGAAGCTGGCCGGATTCTTCCTGGCCGGAACGGCGGTCTACCTCCTGGGAACCTTGCCCGCATGGTCGCTCGAGCGCGCCGTCATCCTGCTTCTGATCACGGCCTTCGCGGCCTGGATGTGGGGAAGCTGGACCTCGCTCTCCCATCCCCTGCGCCACAGGATCTCCGTGCGGCTGGCCGCCGTGGCCCTGGTCGCCGCGGCCTGGGTCTGGGCCGCCCATCCGCCCGTTCCGGACGCGGGCTGGCAGCGCTACGAGCCCGCCGCCTTCGAGCAGATGCTGGGCAAGGAGCCCATGCTCGTGGACTTCACGGCGGACTGGTGCCCGAACTGCAAGTTCCTGGAATTGACGGTGCTGACCGAGGAGAACATGGCGCGCTGGAAGCGGCTCTACGGCCTGCGCTTCGTGAAGGTGGACCTGACGCGCTCCGACCCGGCCGCTGAGGCGCTGCTGGAAGCCATGGACAGCCGCTCCATCCCGGTGGTCGCGCTCTTTCCCGCGAGCGGGCAGGCGCGCTCGCCCCTGGTGCTGCGCGACTTGTTCACATCGGCCACGCTGGAAAAGGCCCTAGAGAAGGAATTCGCGCGGCGCCCCGAAACGACCGAGGCGCCCGCAAAGATGCACTCAGGGGTGCAGCCGGGGACGCAGCCCGCGGCGCAGTAG
- a CDS encoding PAS domain-containing sensor histidine kinase → MTQEIKAPQGGRALAGEVDAVVSPTRYGVLRRRIVLLMVVVSVVPLLAMTMINLQQYHATLDREVQAPLRAMLNKTKNSFELFLAERTSTVSFIAAAYSFQDLANDRNLNRIFQVMKDKFEGFVDLGLIGSGGVQVTYAGPYSLKGRDYTDQPWFNEVQFKGRYISDIFLGFRKFPHFIVAVQHLADDGTSWVLRATIDTGQFDRLIASMGLEPEADAFLVNRSGVLQTVSKFYGKVLDPLPFDMPPQSLEPTVRTMTDPSGRSLFLAYVYIPDTDYVLMVVKPRSDIMRTWHSLRTDMAVVFVIGVILILAVAYRITASLVERLRESDERRELAFRQVEHSQKLSSIGRLAAGVAHEVNNPLAIINEKAGLMQDILAMRKDYPDRERFLGLIDAIIKAVGRCRTITHRMLGFARQMDVAIETLDVNEIIRETASFLEREASYRNVVLGLHLGENLPHIASDRGQLQQVFLNILNNAFAAVNEGGAISVTTWEKDIETVGVSIKDDGCGMSEETQRHIFEPFFTTKKGSGTGLGLSITYGIVKRLGGDISVLSKVGQGTTFTLFLPKTPPEGARI, encoded by the coding sequence GTGACGCAGGAAATCAAGGCACCTCAGGGCGGCAGGGCGCTTGCGGGCGAAGTGGACGCCGTGGTCTCCCCCACCCGCTACGGCGTTCTCAGGCGCAGGATCGTGCTGCTCATGGTCGTGGTCTCCGTGGTCCCGCTGCTGGCCATGACCATGATCAACCTGCAGCAGTACCACGCCACGCTCGACCGCGAGGTGCAGGCGCCGCTGCGCGCCATGCTCAACAAGACCAAGAACTCCTTCGAGCTCTTCCTGGCCGAGCGCACCTCCACGGTCAGCTTCATCGCGGCGGCCTATTCCTTCCAGGACCTTGCGAACGACCGCAACCTGAACCGCATCTTCCAGGTCATGAAGGACAAGTTCGAGGGCTTCGTGGACCTCGGACTGATCGGCTCGGGCGGCGTGCAGGTGACCTATGCCGGGCCGTACAGCCTGAAGGGCCGCGACTACACTGACCAGCCCTGGTTCAACGAGGTCCAGTTCAAGGGCCGCTACATAAGCGACATCTTCCTCGGCTTCCGCAAGTTTCCGCACTTCATCGTGGCCGTGCAGCATCTCGCGGACGACGGCACCTCCTGGGTGCTGCGCGCGACCATCGACACCGGCCAGTTCGACCGCCTGATCGCCTCCATGGGGCTCGAGCCCGAGGCCGACGCCTTCCTGGTCAACCGCTCGGGCGTCCTGCAGACGGTCTCCAAGTTCTACGGCAAGGTCCTGGACCCGCTGCCCTTCGACATGCCGCCGCAAAGCCTCGAGCCCACGGTGCGCACCATGACCGACCCCTCGGGCCGCAGCCTCTTCCTGGCCTACGTCTACATCCCGGACACGGACTACGTGCTCATGGTCGTGAAGCCGAGGAGCGACATCATGCGCACCTGGCATTCGCTGCGCACGGACATGGCCGTGGTCTTCGTCATCGGCGTGATCCTCATCCTGGCCGTGGCCTACCGCATCACCGCGAGCCTCGTGGAGCGGCTGCGCGAGAGCGACGAGCGCCGTGAGCTGGCCTTCCGCCAGGTGGAGCACTCCCAGAAGCTGTCCTCCATCGGCCGCCTGGCCGCGGGCGTGGCCCATGAGGTCAACAACCCGCTGGCGATCATCAACGAGAAGGCCGGGCTCATGCAGGACATCCTGGCCATGCGCAAGGACTATCCGGACCGCGAGCGCTTCCTCGGCCTCATCGACGCGATCATCAAGGCCGTGGGCCGCTGCCGGACCATCACCCACCGCATGCTCGGCTTCGCGCGGCAGATGGACGTGGCCATCGAGACGCTGGACGTCAACGAGATCATTCGCGAGACCGCGAGCTTCCTCGAGCGCGAGGCGAGCTACCGCAACGTGGTCCTGGGGCTGCACCTGGGCGAGAACCTGCCGCACATCGCCTCGGACCGCGGCCAGCTGCAGCAGGTCTTCCTGAACATCCTGAACAACGCCTTCGCCGCGGTCAACGAGGGCGGGGCCATCTCCGTGACCACCTGGGAGAAGGACATCGAGACCGTGGGCGTGTCCATCAAGGACGACGGCTGCGGCATGTCCGAGGAGACGCAGCGCCACATCTTCGAGCCCTTCTTCACCACCAAGAAGGGCTCCGGCACGGGGCTCGGCCTGTCGATCACCTACGGGATCGTCAAGCGCCTGGGCGGGGACATCTCCGTGCTCTCCAAGGTCGGACAGGGCACGACCTTCACCCTCTTCCTGCCCAAGACCCCGCCCGAGGGAGCGCGCATATGA
- a CDS encoding sigma 54-interacting transcriptional regulator — MSTRIAGSVAGNVPESASLSGVHGDLAEVLSGPVLLEAFDLFPHALMVVDAEHRVRFLNKRMEALCGLSRERAEGLPCAQVVRSGLCGRDCPVHGEASVMRRESDVLTASRRRLPVGITSLCLGGGKGLRLLLIEDLGRVKDLEKSLASAAGHGGGRLLGRSREMERIFDVLPVIAQSEAPVLITGETGTGKDLAAEALHAHSARAREAFVRLNTSPMPEELLDSELFGHCKGAFPWAESDSVGRIQAASGGTIYVAELADLPVAQQAKLLRLLDEKLITPVGAQSPVRVDVRLLAATHRVPEELVREGRLRQDLLHRLAAVRLHLPALREREGDVEYLLQHFLETYAGVFHKNVAGFSPKALRVLVAYPWPGNVRELKNVVEYAVMVCQESRILPAHLPMHVLEQAEIARRRPRGQAEPREGRRNG; from the coding sequence ATGTCCACGCGAATCGCAGGAAGTGTCGCCGGAAACGTCCCGGAGAGCGCCTCCCTTTCCGGGGTCCACGGCGACCTTGCGGAGGTTTTGAGCGGACCGGTCCTGCTCGAGGCCTTCGACCTCTTCCCCCACGCCCTCATGGTCGTGGACGCCGAGCACCGCGTGCGCTTCCTGAACAAGCGCATGGAAGCCCTGTGCGGCCTCTCCCGCGAACGGGCGGAAGGGCTCCCCTGCGCCCAGGTGGTGCGCAGCGGGCTGTGCGGCCGCGACTGCCCCGTGCATGGCGAAGCATCCGTGATGCGCCGCGAGAGCGACGTGCTGACAGCCTCCCGCAGGCGTCTGCCCGTGGGCATCACCTCGCTGTGCCTGGGCGGGGGGAAGGGCCTGCGTCTCCTCCTCATCGAGGACCTCGGCCGGGTCAAGGACCTGGAGAAGAGCCTGGCCTCGGCCGCGGGCCACGGCGGCGGCCGTCTGCTCGGGCGCTCCCGCGAGATGGAGCGCATCTTCGACGTGCTGCCGGTCATCGCCCAGAGCGAGGCCCCGGTGCTCATCACCGGCGAGACGGGCACGGGCAAGGACCTGGCCGCCGAGGCGCTGCATGCCCACTCGGCCCGGGCGCGCGAGGCCTTCGTGCGGCTGAACACGAGCCCCATGCCCGAGGAGCTGCTCGACTCCGAACTCTTCGGCCACTGCAAGGGGGCCTTTCCCTGGGCCGAGTCCGACTCCGTGGGCCGCATCCAGGCCGCCTCGGGCGGCACGATCTACGTGGCCGAGCTGGCCGACCTGCCCGTGGCCCAGCAGGCGAAGCTTCTGCGCCTCCTGGACGAGAAGCTGATCACTCCCGTGGGCGCGCAGTCGCCCGTGCGCGTGGACGTGCGCCTGCTGGCCGCCACGCACCGCGTGCCCGAGGAGCTGGTGCGCGAGGGAAGGCTGCGCCAGGATCTCCTGCACCGCCTGGCCGCTGTGCGCCTGCACCTGCCCGCGCTTCGCGAGCGCGAGGGTGACGTGGAGTACCTGCTGCAGCATTTCCTGGAGACATACGCCGGAGTCTTCCACAAGAACGTGGCCGGATTTTCCCCCAAGGCCCTGCGCGTGCTCGTGGCCTATCCCTGGCCCGGCAACGTGCGCGAGCTGAAGAACGTGGTCGAGTACGCGGTCATGGTCTGCCAGGAATCCCGCATCCTGCCCGCGCACCTGCCCATGCACGTCCTCGAGCAGGCCGAGATCGCCCGGCGCAGGCCGCGCGGCCAGGCTGAACCCCGCGAGGGACGGCGCAATGGCTAG
- a CDS encoding response regulator, with translation MLQGKNILIADSDSANAVISRILVERWGARARCVATGQEALELALTGNFDLLVTEMLLAGLSGADLIRAIREEPDPVGCMAILVLHAGPVPPGERCLLEVEADDCLPKPFDFQAFGAKASAALDRAALRCDDEEGNSRLRANGWQGE, from the coding sequence ATGCTTCAAGGAAAGAACATTCTCATCGCGGACAGCGATTCGGCCAACGCCGTCATTTCGCGGATTCTCGTCGAGCGCTGGGGGGCAAGGGCACGGTGCGTCGCCACCGGGCAGGAAGCCCTGGAGCTCGCGCTGACGGGAAACTTCGACCTCCTGGTCACGGAGATGCTCCTCGCGGGCCTCTCCGGGGCCGATCTCATCCGTGCCATTCGTGAAGAGCCGGACCCCGTGGGGTGCATGGCCATCCTCGTGCTGCACGCGGGGCCTGTGCCCCCGGGCGAGCGCTGCCTGCTCGAGGTGGAGGCGGACGACTGTCTGCCGAAGCCGTTCGATTTCCAGGCCTTCGGCGCCAAGGCCTCGGCCGCGCTCGACCGCGCGGCCCTGCGCTGCGATGACGAAGAGGGGAACAGTCGGCTGCGGGCCAACGGATGGCAGGGCGAATGA
- a CDS encoding CoA-binding protein translates to MMFPPKDTELTPLLASVKTIAVVGANDRPGRPVDRIGRYLIGAGFTVYPVHPKRTGVWGLTTYQDLGSLPGPVDMVNLFRASEHCAAHAREVLAMPVLPRCFWMQQGVFSPEARALLEPKGVMVIEDLCLMVEHRRLLEQILDPRFSG, encoded by the coding sequence ATGATGTTTCCGCCAAAGGATACCGAGCTAACCCCCCTGCTGGCCTCAGTCAAGACGATCGCCGTGGTCGGGGCCAACGACAGGCCCGGCAGGCCGGTGGACAGGATCGGCCGCTATCTCATCGGTGCGGGGTTCACGGTCTATCCCGTGCACCCCAAGCGCACGGGCGTCTGGGGACTCACCACATACCAGGACCTGGGCTCCCTGCCCGGCCCGGTGGACATGGTCAACCTGTTCCGCGCCTCGGAGCACTGCGCGGCCCACGCCCGCGAGGTGCTGGCCATGCCCGTGCTGCCGCGCTGCTTCTGGATGCAGCAGGGCGTCTTCAGCCCGGAAGCCCGCGCCCTGCTCGAACCCAAGGGCGTGATGGTCATCGAGGACCTCTGCCTGATGGTCGAGCACCGCAGGCTCCTCGAACAGATACTGGACCCTCGTTTCTCCGGATAG
- a CDS encoding HAMP domain-containing histidine kinase: MTERYTGNDPAPADGEALMGRLIAMAMHDMLNALAVIKENSGLMDDLLGLEASLPEARRARLKDVCRVVQEQVGLGSDLAEALKRFGAEAMCRTVEPAPLLRLLLTMVRRKARGKKISFVLEDAGARGLRASVPPSCLAGPILRALDCCLEHLPGGAVVRLSISSEGGRGFIRFAPAKGEDGGDGWAASLLACTEKDITFEPETSASARVCFPCA; this comes from the coding sequence ATGACGGAACGCTACACCGGAAACGACCCTGCCCCGGCCGACGGCGAGGCCCTCATGGGCCGCCTGATCGCCATGGCCATGCACGACATGCTGAACGCCCTGGCCGTGATCAAGGAGAACTCGGGGCTCATGGACGACCTGCTCGGCCTCGAGGCCTCCCTGCCCGAGGCCAGGCGCGCCCGCCTGAAGGACGTCTGCCGCGTGGTGCAGGAGCAGGTGGGACTGGGCAGCGACCTCGCCGAGGCGCTCAAGCGTTTCGGCGCCGAGGCCATGTGCCGGACCGTGGAGCCCGCGCCGCTGCTGCGCCTGCTCCTCACGATGGTGCGGCGCAAGGCCCGGGGCAAGAAGATCTCCTTCGTCCTGGAGGACGCCGGAGCGCGCGGGCTGCGCGCCTCTGTGCCGCCCTCCTGCCTTGCCGGGCCCATCCTGCGGGCGCTGGACTGCTGCCTCGAGCACCTGCCCGGCGGCGCCGTCGTGCGCCTGAGCATTTCTTCCGAGGGTGGACGGGGCTTCATCCGCTTCGCACCGGCCAAGGGAGAGGACGGCGGGGACGGCTGGGCCGCTTCCCTGCTCGCCTGCACCGAGAAGGACATAACGTTCGAGCCCGAGACGAGCGCCTCGGCCAGGGTCTGCTTTCCCTGCGCCTGA
- a CDS encoding sigma-54-dependent Fis family transcriptional regulator: protein MTTLMRDHKDRSGKNLPLDLDDDALSDLLPGGTSFLFRSVNMRALRRVAAQVAASDAPVLIVGESGTGKELFARLIHTLSGRRNKPYVPVNCGVLKGELFADKFFGHEPGAFTGANRLQKGSFELAEDGTLFLDEVGEIPPQNQVDFLRVLEEKRFKRLGGEKDIAFRARIVAATNRRLQDMVRDGTFRADLFYRLNVIPISVPPLRERREEIAPLAEHFMEVFGHRYHKKDLILSEDTKKVLYNYSWPGNVRELKNLIERIVLMAESGVVRPTDLPLEMDMEVAASALADGPASLSLDAAVKEAEIRAIRRAFKAAGGNKTETARLLQISPRTLRHKVSAYGLRL, encoded by the coding sequence ATGACCACCCTGATGCGTGATCACAAGGACCGCAGCGGCAAAAATTTGCCGCTCGACTTGGACGACGACGCCCTCTCCGACCTGCTGCCGGGCGGCACGTCATTCCTCTTCAGGTCCGTGAACATGCGGGCGCTTCGCCGCGTGGCCGCCCAGGTGGCGGCCTCGGACGCGCCGGTGCTCATCGTCGGCGAGTCCGGCACCGGCAAGGAGCTCTTCGCCCGGCTCATCCACACCCTGTCCGGCAGGCGCAACAAGCCGTACGTGCCGGTCAACTGCGGCGTGCTCAAGGGCGAGCTCTTCGCGGACAAGTTCTTCGGCCACGAGCCCGGGGCCTTCACCGGCGCCAACCGGCTGCAGAAGGGCAGCTTCGAGCTGGCCGAGGACGGCACCCTCTTTCTCGACGAGGTGGGCGAGATCCCGCCACAGAACCAGGTGGACTTCCTGCGCGTGCTCGAGGAGAAGCGCTTCAAGCGGCTGGGCGGCGAGAAGGACATCGCATTCCGCGCGCGCATCGTGGCGGCGACGAACCGCCGCCTGCAGGACATGGTGCGCGACGGCACGTTCCGCGCGGACCTCTTCTACCGCCTGAACGTCATCCCCATCTCCGTGCCACCCCTGCGCGAACGGCGCGAGGAGATCGCGCCGCTCGCCGAGCATTTCATGGAGGTCTTCGGCCACCGCTACCACAAGAAGGATCTGATCCTGTCCGAGGACACCAAGAAGGTCCTCTACAACTACTCCTGGCCGGGCAACGTGCGCGAGCTCAAGAACCTCATCGAGCGCATCGTGCTCATGGCCGAGAGCGGGGTCGTGCGGCCCACGGACCTGCCGCTCGAGATGGACATGGAGGTCGCGGCCTCGGCCCTGGCCGACGGCCCGGCCAGCCTCTCCCTGGATGCAGCGGTCAAGGAGGCCGAGATAAGAGCCATCCGCCGCGCCTTCAAGGCCGCCGGGGGCAACAAGACCGAGACCGCGCGGCTGTTGCAGATCAGCCCGCGCACCCTGCGCCACAAGGTCAGCGCGTACGGGCTGAGGCTTTAG
- a CDS encoding sulfite exporter TauE/SafE family protein, with the protein MKLTSGSATTATVAAMLLGVAALAVFLPHLAHASTDAAGQAAQAATEQAIALKPWWFWPAVLSVFCFVLGIIAVLAGVGGGVLYVPLVSGFFPFHLDYVRGAGLLVALAGALAAGPGLLRRNLASLRLALPVALIASACAIVGAFMGLALPTNVVQLCLGGTILFICGLLLLSKNVTRPVVTTQDAVGLALGMNGFYRDEGTGEDIEWKTHRTLPGLLLFIIIGIMAGMFGLGAGWANVPVLNLLMGAPLKVAVGTSKFLLSITDTSAAWVYLNNGCVIPLMAIPSIIGLMLGSFVGVRLLAKAKPKFIRYMVIGVLLLAGGKAFLKGLGI; encoded by the coding sequence ATGAAACTGACGAGCGGATCGGCAACAACGGCGACTGTCGCCGCCATGCTTCTGGGTGTGGCGGCCCTGGCGGTCTTCCTTCCCCACCTGGCCCACGCCTCCACCGACGCGGCCGGGCAGGCGGCCCAGGCCGCCACGGAACAGGCCATCGCGCTTAAGCCCTGGTGGTTCTGGCCCGCGGTGCTCTCCGTCTTCTGCTTCGTGCTCGGCATCATCGCCGTGCTCGCGGGCGTGGGAGGCGGCGTGCTCTACGTGCCGCTCGTCAGCGGCTTCTTCCCCTTCCACCTGGACTACGTGCGCGGCGCCGGCCTCCTGGTCGCGCTGGCCGGAGCCCTGGCCGCCGGTCCGGGCCTCTTGCGGCGAAATCTCGCCAGCCTGCGCCTGGCCCTGCCCGTGGCCCTCATCGCCTCGGCCTGCGCCATCGTCGGCGCCTTCATGGGCCTGGCCCTGCCCACCAACGTGGTCCAGCTCTGCCTGGGCGGCACCATCCTCTTCATCTGCGGCCTGCTGCTGCTCTCCAAGAACGTCACGCGCCCCGTGGTCACCACGCAGGATGCCGTGGGCCTCGCGCTCGGCATGAACGGCTTCTACCGCGACGAGGGCACGGGCGAGGACATCGAGTGGAAGACCCATCGCACCCTGCCGGGCCTCCTGCTCTTCATCATCATCGGCATCATGGCCGGCATGTTCGGCCTGGGCGCCGGCTGGGCCAACGTGCCCGTGCTCAATCTGCTCATGGGCGCGCCGCTCAAGGTCGCCGTGGGCACCTCCAAGTTCCTGCTCTCCATCACCGACACCTCGGCCGCCTGGGTCTACCTGAACAACGGCTGCGTCATCCCGCTGATGGCCATTCCCTCGATCATCGGCCTGATGCTCGGCTCCTTCGTCGGCGTGCGCCTGCTGGCCAAGGCCAAGCCCAAGTTCATCCGCTACATGGTCATCGGCGTGCTGCTGCTGGCCGGCGGCAAGGCCTTCCTCAAGGGGCTCGGCATCTAG